The Pseudoalteromonas carrageenovora IAM 12662 DNA window GGTTTATTATTATGGTCAGTCAAGTTAATGGTAGTAATCAACAAACGAATGCGCTTACAAACGCAAAGCAACAACAAGTTGATTTAAAAAAAGATAATGCAAATACACAAGCTGCACAGTCGCAATCTCCAAAAGCTGCGAGTGATTCTGTAAGCTTGACGCCACAGGCACAACAATTAAAAACATTGCAAGATAAAGCGCAACAGTCGCCTGGTTTTGACAGTGAAAAAGTAGCTGAACTTAAAAAAGCAATTACCGAAGGTAAATACCAAATTGATGCTGAAAAGCTAACAAAAAAGTTAGCAGATTTTGAGTTTAACGTTTATGGCTAATCATAACGGTTTAATTTGCGTAAAATTAAATGAGCAAGTAGATTGCTTAGACTCATTACACGCGCTGTTAAACGAAGAGCTTACAGTTATAGCATCTCGAAGAGGTGAAGGTTTAAAAGAGCTTGCCCAACAAAAAATGCCTTTTTTAACCAAGCTAACTAAGCTCGATAAAGAGTTAAACAAACTTTTTGTCGCTAATGATGAGAATTCTCCTGAAGTGAATGAGCTTGTTGACCAAGTCAAATCACAATTAGCACAATGCCAAAAGCAAAATAAAGTTAATTCACATGCAGCTCGCCAAGCTCATTTAAGTGTTAAACAACTTAAAGAGATTTTAATTGGCGCACCAACCAGCATGACTTACGATCAAGGCGGTAGCGTAGTGAATACTGATAACAAGTTAGTCCGTAACTTAAAAGCCTAACCATACTTTATTTATAGCCATATTTTGCTAAAAGGCCCTTATTGAATATTTTCAATAAGGGCCTTTTAAATATAGATAGCTTAGTAAGCTGCGCTTTGAATAATAAACCAATCTGAACTTGCTACCTTCCGTACTAACATACTTACAATCACTTTGAACCTATAATACCAACGCCAATAAATAGCTGTTCTATTTTACTTGCTAAAACAACCCATTTCTTTGTTGTAAATTTCGTAAAGGGAACAACCACTTACATCAATTTACGCCTTGAACTGAATTGTTTTTCGGCGTGAAATTTAGAACACATATTTAATGGAGTTGGTATAAATAAATCGCTTTATCAAACATTAGATTAAGTACATTTTATAGCCCATCTCAATACTAAACTGAGATGGGCAATTTATTTAAATGTCTGTTTGGTTATTACCATTTTCGATTAAGTGCTTAATCATCTCCTCTGACTGATTTTGTACATCAACCGCTGGCGCTGCTTCATCAATACTTCCTCCGCTTTGTGCTGGGCTATAAGCAATCGCAGAGCCTTCGTCTTCAACCAGTGTATTTAGCGCTATAAGCTGCTCTGCATCTTCGTTAATGAGCACATCATCAATATTAAGCGGCTCCGCCGAACTCATTTGCACCGTTTGCTCAGGTGTTGATAGGCTACTCAAGTTACCTAAATCAATCGATTCAGTGCTTAATACGTTGTTGCTTGAAACTTCATTCGGGGTTGTATCGCCTAAAGCTGAATCTTCGC harbors:
- the flgM gene encoding flagellar biosynthesis anti-sigma factor FlgM encodes the protein MVSQVNGSNQQTNALTNAKQQQVDLKKDNANTQAAQSQSPKAASDSVSLTPQAQQLKTLQDKAQQSPGFDSEKVAELKKAITEGKYQIDAEKLTKKLADFEFNVYG
- the flgN gene encoding flagellar protein FlgN; the encoded protein is MANHNGLICVKLNEQVDCLDSLHALLNEELTVIASRRGEGLKELAQQKMPFLTKLTKLDKELNKLFVANDENSPEVNELVDQVKSQLAQCQKQNKVNSHAARQAHLSVKQLKEILIGAPTSMTYDQGGSVVNTDNKLVRNLKA